The nucleotide window TGGGCGAAGGAATACGGGGACGACCCGATGGCGAACCCGGACTCGCGGCAGCGCTTCAACGTGGACGAGGTGCTGAAGGAGGCGGACCGCTACTACGACTACTACGTGAAGACGCTGAAGTGGTTCAACCCGGCGACGGCGGCGGCGGCGAAGTACAAGATGCTCATCTTCGTGATCCCGGATGACAAGAGCGGCACGGCGTGGGGCGGCGAGACGGAGGGGAAGATCGGCACGTTCTGGACTCCGGCCACGCGCATCAACAAGGGCCCGTATGGCGTGGTGGCGCACGAGCTGGGGCATTCGTTCCAGTCCGTGATCCGTGCGGATGGAGCGCAGCGGTTCACCACCGGGGAGATGAGCGAGATGACGTCCCAGTACATGCTGTGGCAGGTGCTGCCGGAATGGCAGACCTTCGAGAACTACCACCTGAAGGCGTTCATGAAGGACACGCATCTGGCCTTCATGCATCCGGACAACCAGTATCACACGTGCTATCCGCTGGAGTACTGGTCGTTCCGGCACGGTCCGGAGTTCATCGGCAGGATGTGGCGGGAGGTGCTGAAGGGCGAGGACCCGGTGATGACCTACAAGCGGCTCACGGGGATCGACCAGGAGCGCTTCAACAACGAGATGTACGATGCGTGCCGTAGATTCGTGACGTGGGACCTGCCGCGGATCGAAAAGGTGGCGGCGCGCTACGCGGACCAGCACGTGACCTCGCTCAAGCCGGTGGCGGACGGAGCCTATCAGATCGCCGCGGAGAAGGTGCCGCAGAACTACGGCTACAATGCGATCGGACTGAAGGTGCCCGCGGGAGAAGCGAAAGTGGCGGTGGACTTCAAGGGCCTTGCCGGAGCGGAGGGTTTCAGCCAGGAGCACGTGGACAAGGCCGGGTGGCGCTATGGCTTCCTGGCGCACAAGGAGGATGGGACGCGCGTTTACAGCGGGATCTTCTCGAAGGCGGAAGGCGGCGCCACCTTCACGGTGCCCGCGGGGACGAGGAACCTGTGGCTGGTGGTGATGGGCGCGCCCACGGAACACTGGACGCATCCGCGCGCGCCACGCGGGAAGGAAGGCGTGCCCTACGAGCAGTGGCCGTACCAGTTCCGCCTCACCGGCACGGCCCCGGTGGACGGGATCGTGCATTGAGAGCCATGTAGCCGGAGTCGTGAGACTTCGGGCTGGGAAGAGCCGCGGAGTTCCCCGCAGGTGCGGTCCGTCAGCGGCCAATCCAAGGCAATGTCACGGGGTTGGGGTGGAATCACCCTGCCCGAAGTCTTACGACTCCGGCTACCCCGCTGCGGGCGTCTTTCAGAAAAATCGGTTTTCAGCGTGCAATTCCGCCACAAGGGCGGACGGATGTTTAAGGATGGGATGGAACGGGAAAACTCCGCCAGATGAGATGGCGGGAGACAAATCCCGGAGTCCACGAACTTGTTGTTACAGACCGTCATGAAACCGACATCGAAATTTTTGCTTTGGTCCCTGATGCTGGCGTCCACCGTGGCCCGACCGCTGGCCGCACAGGAAACGAACCTCACGCCCGCCGCGCAGCCGCGCCAGTCCACCCATGGCACACGCGGCCAGGATGGCGCGGACGGCCGGAACGGGAAAAACGGACAGGATGGCGCCCGCGGCCAGGACGGTCAGTCCGGGAAATCCTCCGCCACGGCTCCGATCGAGCGCCAGGCGCTGCTGGCACAGATCAGTGCGGCGCATCATGCGATCGGCGAGGCCGCGCAAGCAGCGGACGACGAAACCGGCGCGGACGCGGAGCCCTTCCGCAAGACGATGGAGAAATACGCCGCCTGGCTGGGCACGCTGCAGGGTGAGTTCACGGCGCTGGGCGCGGTGCCTGCGAACCAGGGAGCGGAAACGAAGGACGTGGCGGAAACCTTGAACAACACCGCATGGGAGCTGCTGACGGAATCCAACGAACCGGCGGGTAACGCGGCGGTGGCGCTGAAGGTGACGGACGCCATGATCGCGCTGGCAAAGGCCGGTGGCGGCACGATCCCGGCACACATGCTGGACACCCGGGCACGGGCGCTTTTCCTGACCGGCGCGCGGGATGCGGCGGTGCAGCAGCAGCAGGAGGCGGTCACGGCCGCGGACAACGATGAAAAGGCGCTGCTGAAGGAGACACTCGCCGCCTACCGCCGGGGCGAACTGCCCAAGGCGCATAGAGGCCATACGGTGGTGGAAGAAGCGGCTTCCCGGGAGGAGGCGATCGCGGACGCCTTGAAAGTCGCGAGGGCTCACGCTGCCGCAGAGGCGAACTCAAGCACCGAAGCCGCGAGGGCTGAAGCTACCGCAGCAAAGGAAAAGGCGATCGCACAGGCAAACTTACTCATGGAAGCCGCAAGGGCTGAAGTCATTGCAGCGAGGGAAAACGCGGTCGCACAGGCAAGAACAAGCGAAGCGGCCAAATCCAATGCCGTGATGTCCGACGCCGCAGCCGTGAAGGCACGAGCGGAGGCTCTTAAATCGGAAAGTCTGATCGCGATGCCGCGCCGCGCCGCGCTTGGCATTCCGATCACGGGTGAAAGCAAGTTCAACACGGCGGCAGCGGCGTACTCGGTCAATGAGATCGCGTGGGAGCTGTTGACGCATCCGGACACGAACAAGCGGAAGCCGGATCTGGCGCTATCCCTCTCGGAAGTGGCGGAGAAACTGGTGGCCGAAGGGCAGCAGCCCGAACGAAAGGATGCCGCGCTGATGGACACGCGGGCGCGGGCCTTGTTCCAGCTGGGTCGCAAGGACGAAGCCATCGGCTTGCAAAAGAAGGCGATCGAGGCATCGGGCGGAGAAGACGGCCTGAAGGAGGAACTCACGGCCACGCTGGCAGCCTATGAGAAGGGCGAGTCCCCGGCAGCACGCGAGGAGGACCAGAGCCCGGCTCCGGCGGAGGCGAAGGCGACCCAGCTCAACAGCGTGGCCTGGGCACTGGTGGGCCAGTCCTGGAAACCGGAAGAGACGCTGAAGATCGCGGACGCGGCACTGGTGCTGGCGGGTGACAAGCACGTGCGGAAGCACGCGCTGGACACGCGGGCGCGCGCCGCTTTCCAAGCCGGCCGCAAGGACGATGCGATCGCCACCGAGAAGCAGGCGATCGCGGCCTGCGGTGAGGCGGATGCGGCCTTGAAGAAAAACTTCGAGGCCGCGCTGGCATCGTTCGAGAAGGGTGAGGTGCCGCGCACCGCCATCGCCGGTGGCACGGTGGCCCAGGCGGCTCCCGCCGCACCCGCGGCGGAAACACCCAGGGCGTATTCGGACGAGGAGGCGACGGAGGCCAACGAGAAGGCGTGGAATCTCATGACGGACGCCGCGCCGACCAAGGAGCAGGCCACCCAGGCGCTGGCACTCATCGGGCCCGCGGTGAACGGTGTGGCAAAGGACTACGAGATGCGGCCCGCCATGCTGGATACCAAAGGCCGCGCCTTGTTCATCCTGGGGAAGAAGGCGGAGGCGATCGCCGCGGAGAAGGAAGCCCTGGCCACCTGCGGGGATGACCACCCCGAGAAGGAAACCTTCGAGAACACGCTGGCGTCCTACGAAAAAGGCACGCTGCCACCGGCGGAATGATTTCCAGGTAGGAAGGTAGAGACCATGGGAGGACCGGTGATCCGCCGGTCCTCCCATTTGCCGTAAGTGACAGGATGTGGTATCCGGATGGCTTGCCATATAGTCGCAGCGATCCGCCTTTCGTTTTCCGATACGTTCTTTCCCATGAGTGATCCGTTTTCGATGCCCTCCTCGGGTGACTTCCATACCACGCGCTGGTCGGTGGTGATGGGCGCGTGTGCGGCGGCACCGGAGGAGCGGCGCGTGCAGTTCGGCGCGTTTTACCGGCAGTATTGGCCGCCGCTCTACAGCTATGCGCGCCGCCGCGGCCATAATCCGCACGACGCCCAGGATGTGACTCAGGATTTTTTCGCACGGCTGCTGGAGGGCGATTGGCTGTCCACGGCGGACCCGGCGCGAGGCCGGCTGCGGACGCTGCTGCTGGTGATGATGAAGCGCTTCCTGGCGAACCAATGGGACCGCGCGCATGCGGCGAAGCGCGGCGGCGGCCTGTCCCCCGTGAGCCTGCATGGCGAGGAGGCGGAGCAGATCTACCTGAGCGCGCCGGGTGCGGCGGTGCTGCCGGATGAATCGCTCTATGACCGGAGCTGGGCGCTCACGCTGATGACGGCGGCGCTGGCGCGGCTGAAGATCGAGCACCAGCAGCACGGGAAGATGGCGGAGTATGAACTGCTGAAGGACTGCCTGACCGCGGAGCGCGGAGAGATCGACTACGTGGCGGTGGCCACACATCTGCGGCTGCTACCGGCGACGGCGCGGAGCGTGGTCCACCGGTTCCGGAAGCGCTTCCGCGAGATCTTCCGCGAGGAGGTGGCGGCCACCGTGGCCTCACCCGCGGATGAGGAGGATGAAATGCGGGCCCTGCTCGCCAGCCTCGGGAGGATGGGGTGAGATCGGACGTGGGACAGGAGGATGGCGGATTCCGAGGAGGGCACCGGAACGGCCTTCTTGTGCCCCGGCAGGGGCAAAGAGTTCCTCCAACCGAGCATCCGCCGGAACCGCAGTCTGCTTTTTCCCGATTGCGAAATTTCCTGTCCTGAAATGCGACCCTTGAAGCGTTATCTTAAGAAGCATCGGCATGCCATGAGCTGACCACGCTGATCCAAAACCCATGATCGCCGCCGCCGACTCCCCCGTGACGACCTGCCCGCGCTGCGGCTCCCCGCTGGCGGGAGGCAGCGTGCAGGGGCTGTGCGCGCTCTGCCTGGGGGGCCTGCCGCTGGAGACGGACACACTGATGGGTGTGACGGGAAAACTGGAAACGCTGCCGCCACCGACGATCGGGGAACTGGCGGAGTTTTTCCCGCAGTTGGAGATGCTCGGCTATCTGGGACGCGGCGGCATGGGCGTGGTGTATCAGGCGCGGCAGCGGTCGCTGGACCGGCTGGTGGCGCTGAAGCTGCTGGCCCCGGAGCGGGCGGGCGATCCGGCGTTCGCGCGCAGGTTCGCCCGCGAGGCGCGGTCGCTGGCGGCGCTGAACCACCCGCACATCGTGGCGGTGTATGATTCGGGCGAGGCGGGCGGCTACTTCTATCTGCTGATGGAGTATGTGGACGGGCAGAACCTGCGCGAGACGCTGCGGAAGCGGCGGATGGGTCCGGCCGAGGCGCTGGACCTGATCGGCCCGGTGTGCGATGCGCTGGAGCGCGCGCACCGCCGCGGGATCATCCACCGGGACATCAAGCCGGAGAACCTGCTCATTGATCGCACCGGTGTGGTGAAGATCGCCGATTTCGGGATTTCCCGGATGCTGGGCGAGACGGTGGAGGAGCACGCGGCGGGAGGTGCCGCCCCCCTTCATGCGCCGACACTGGCGGTAGGCACGCCGGCGTATGCGGCCCCGGAGCAACTGGCGGCCGCACCGCTGGACCCGCGCGCGGACCTGTACTCGCTGGGCGTGGTGCTGTGCGAGATGCTGACATGCATGCGGCCGGACCAGGTGCCGCTGGACAAGATGCGGCGGCAGATGCCTGCGAAGGTTTACGAATTGATCGCCCGGAGTGTGAAGGTCGCGCCGGACGCGCGGTTCGCCACCGCGGCGGAACTGCGGCGGAGCGTGAACCAGGCGCGGGAGGCGCTGGAGCGTGAGCCGCGGCGGAAGAAACTGTGGGTGGCGGGCATCGCGGTGGTGGCGGCGATGGCCGCCCTGGCGGGGATCGCGGCGAAGGCAGGGAGCGGGAAGAATGGTCCGGCGC belongs to Luteolibacter ambystomatis and includes:
- a CDS encoding DUF6055 domain-containing protein, whose translation is MNSPSRPTSPSRLALALLLAVCPVLSAQTVSTTTPPAGTAPVRELYLPAKIGHVPEGNDWQNPESVFCFKRSKSTEYFAMFWAKEYGDDPMANPDSRQRFNVDEVLKEADRYYDYYVKTLKWFNPATAAAAKYKMLIFVIPDDKSGTAWGGETEGKIGTFWTPATRINKGPYGVVAHELGHSFQSVIRADGAQRFTTGEMSEMTSQYMLWQVLPEWQTFENYHLKAFMKDTHLAFMHPDNQYHTCYPLEYWSFRHGPEFIGRMWREVLKGEDPVMTYKRLTGIDQERFNNEMYDACRRFVTWDLPRIEKVAARYADQHVTSLKPVADGAYQIAAEKVPQNYGYNAIGLKVPAGEAKVAVDFKGLAGAEGFSQEHVDKAGWRYGFLAHKEDGTRVYSGIFSKAEGGATFTVPAGTRNLWLVVMGAPTEHWTHPRAPRGKEGVPYEQWPYQFRLTGTAPVDGIVH
- a CDS encoding RNA polymerase sigma factor translates to MSDPFSMPSSGDFHTTRWSVVMGACAAAPEERRVQFGAFYRQYWPPLYSYARRRGHNPHDAQDVTQDFFARLLEGDWLSTADPARGRLRTLLLVMMKRFLANQWDRAHAAKRGGGLSPVSLHGEEAEQIYLSAPGAAVLPDESLYDRSWALTLMTAALARLKIEHQQHGKMAEYELLKDCLTAERGEIDYVAVATHLRLLPATARSVVHRFRKRFREIFREEVAATVASPADEEDEMRALLASLGRMG
- a CDS encoding serine/threonine-protein kinase; this translates as MIAAADSPVTTCPRCGSPLAGGSVQGLCALCLGGLPLETDTLMGVTGKLETLPPPTIGELAEFFPQLEMLGYLGRGGMGVVYQARQRSLDRLVALKLLAPERAGDPAFARRFAREARSLAALNHPHIVAVYDSGEAGGYFYLLMEYVDGQNLRETLRKRRMGPAEALDLIGPVCDALERAHRRGIIHRDIKPENLLIDRTGVVKIADFGISRMLGETVEEHAAGGAAPLHAPTLAVGTPAYAAPEQLAAAPLDPRADLYSLGVVLCEMLTCMRPDQVPLDKMRRQMPAKVYELIARSVKVAPDARFATAAELRRSVNQAREALEREPRRKKLWVAGIAVVAAMAALAGIAAKAGSGKNGPAPAPKPVPAQAPMTLLVMPAAEPTGEKEPESREAALQAFDENFTALLETRRALAIEPPADAAELSALKQKARWLETRGHELRAWLEKHPQEQKP